In the Pseudolabrys taiwanensis genome, one interval contains:
- a CDS encoding ImuA family protein: MLEELRQRLQALERPPGLEDDPGTVPLGIEGIDQVLGGGLTRGALHEIAAAGEAHIPSAAGFAAGVAALSCAPSRFLKAGRDHKGAVWIAEDMALAESGSLHGPGLIDVGLAPERLVMVAAGHRRDLLWAMEEALRCRSIGVVIGELRGGALDTMAVRRLSLAAAESGALAVLLRAMPASDASTAATRWIIGAAPSAPNAYGLGTPCFAAQLVRNRRGPAGTWIIEWSESDARFIPATHAQPVAQPVPHRPHRKIA, translated from the coding sequence ATGCTCGAAGAATTACGCCAACGCCTCCAGGCGCTTGAGCGCCCGCCTGGTCTCGAAGACGATCCAGGCACGGTGCCGCTTGGGATTGAGGGCATCGATCAGGTGCTCGGTGGCGGCCTCACCCGCGGCGCACTGCATGAGATCGCCGCGGCCGGCGAGGCCCATATCCCCTCCGCCGCCGGCTTTGCCGCGGGAGTGGCGGCGCTCTCGTGCGCCCCATCTCGCTTTCTGAAAGCGGGGAGAGATCACAAAGGCGCCGTCTGGATCGCCGAGGACATGGCGCTCGCCGAGAGCGGCTCGCTCCACGGTCCCGGTCTCATCGATGTCGGCCTCGCCCCTGAGCGGCTGGTCATGGTCGCGGCCGGACACCGGCGCGATCTGTTATGGGCCATGGAAGAAGCCCTGCGCTGCCGTTCGATCGGCGTGGTGATCGGCGAATTGCGCGGTGGCGCGCTCGACACCATGGCGGTGCGGCGCCTGTCGCTCGCTGCGGCCGAAAGCGGCGCCCTCGCCGTGCTGCTGCGCGCGATGCCTGCAAGCGACGCCTCCACCGCCGCCACCCGCTGGATTATCGGCGCGGCTCCCTCGGCGCCGAACGCTTACGGCCTCGGTACCCCCTGCTTTGCCGCCCAACTCGTGCGCAACCGCCGTGGTCCCGCCGGCACCTGGATCATCGAATGGAGTGAAAGCGATGCACGCTTCATCCCCGCAACGCATGCTCAGCCTGTGGCTCAACCGGTTCCTCACCGACCGCATCGCAAGATCGCGTGA
- a CDS encoding Y-family DNA polymerase, with product MHASSPQRMLSLWLNRFLTDRIARSRESSLSLPLQGKDKEVVVAGKRGTADVLVAVDAAAESLGLSPGLGLAQARAMHPAIDVVPEDAEADAALLEKIADWCLRYTPLVACDGRDGLLLDIGGCAHLYGGEDALVADLSTRLEAAGFAFSIAIAGTIGAAWAAARFGNPGRYAGGEERTLLSPLPLLALRITPATAASLARVGLKRIGDIIDLPRAPLTARFGADLMRQLDRALGREHEPLTPRLPVAPYVAEQRFAEPIAREEDVLAVTERLAARLQTALERRGDGARRLELTLFRTDGAVRRIAAGTSRPLRDPQEIRALFVERLAALADAFDPGFGFDMARLAVLTAEQCPPEQIGIGGASDAAEIGRMVDHLSARLGSGRVRRLIARDSHIPELAAVAAPAQAVRDDDGWATFRRHRADADLAPRPLRLLAQPEPIEAIAEVPDGPPLRFVWRRAHHQIVAAEGPERIEGVWWSEHGGHRSGNPARDYFRVEDKNGLRFWLFRAGLYRELMPGMPAPAWYVHGTCA from the coding sequence ATGCACGCTTCATCCCCGCAACGCATGCTCAGCCTGTGGCTCAACCGGTTCCTCACCGACCGCATCGCAAGATCGCGTGAGAGCTCTTTATCCCTCCCCCTCCAGGGGAAGGATAAAGAAGTCGTCGTCGCCGGCAAACGCGGCACTGCCGATGTGCTGGTGGCGGTCGACGCGGCGGCGGAAAGCTTGGGGCTTTCGCCCGGCCTTGGCCTTGCGCAGGCGCGCGCCATGCATCCGGCGATCGATGTCGTGCCGGAGGATGCCGAAGCCGATGCGGCGCTGCTCGAGAAGATCGCCGACTGGTGCCTGCGCTATACGCCGCTCGTCGCCTGCGACGGCCGCGACGGCCTGCTGCTCGACATTGGCGGCTGTGCGCATCTTTACGGCGGTGAGGACGCGCTCGTCGCCGATCTGAGCACGCGGTTGGAAGCGGCGGGCTTTGCCTTTTCCATCGCCATTGCCGGCACCATCGGCGCCGCCTGGGCCGCCGCGCGCTTCGGCAATCCCGGCCGCTATGCCGGCGGCGAGGAACGCACGCTCTTGTCGCCGCTGCCCCTTTTGGCGCTGCGCATCACGCCGGCAACCGCGGCTTCGCTCGCGCGCGTCGGCTTGAAGCGCATCGGCGACATCATCGACCTGCCGCGCGCACCGCTCACCGCCCGCTTCGGCGCCGATCTCATGCGGCAACTCGACCGCGCTTTGGGGCGCGAGCACGAACCCCTGACGCCGCGTTTGCCGGTCGCGCCTTACGTCGCCGAGCAGCGTTTTGCCGAACCGATCGCGCGTGAAGAGGATGTGCTGGCGGTGACCGAGCGGCTCGCCGCGCGACTCCAAACCGCATTGGAACGGCGCGGCGACGGCGCCCGGCGCCTCGAGCTCACGCTGTTTCGCACCGACGGCGCCGTGCGCCGCATCGCCGCCGGCACGTCACGCCCTTTACGCGATCCGCAAGAGATCCGCGCCTTGTTCGTCGAGCGACTGGCCGCGCTCGCCGATGCCTTCGATCCCGGTTTCGGTTTCGACATGGCGCGGCTGGCGGTGCTGACAGCCGAGCAATGCCCGCCGGAACAGATCGGCATCGGCGGCGCCAGCGATGCCGCCGAGATTGGCCGAATGGTCGATCACTTAAGCGCGCGGCTCGGCAGCGGCCGCGTGCGGCGTCTCATCGCGCGGGACAGTCATATTCCCGAACTCGCGGCAGTGGCAGCGCCGGCGCAGGCTGTCCGGGATGACGATGGCTGGGCGACCTTCCGCCGTCATCGCGCCGATGCCGATCTGGCGCCACGTCCGTTGCGATTGTTGGCGCAGCCCGAGCCGATTGAGGCGATCGCGGAGGTACCGGACGGGCCGCCGCTGCGTTTCGTCTGGCGCCGCGCACATCATCAGATCGTCGCCGCCGAAGGTCCCGAACGCATTGAAGGCGTCTGGTGGAGCGAACACGGCGGGCATCGTTCAGGAAATCCCGCACGCGACTACTTCCGCGTCGAGGACAAGAATGGGCTGCGCTTCTGGCTGTTTCGCGCCGGCCTTTATCGCGAACTGATGCCCGGCATGCCGGCACCGGCCTGGTATGTGCACGGCACGTGCGCGTAA